A single uncultured Acetobacterium sp. DNA region contains:
- a CDS encoding YkgJ family cysteine cluster protein: MDNTQHISAGDFSAWLKEVRASLITEAGTEVNCGSCNACCTASYFIHIQPQETKTLARINKQLLFPAPGLPKGNVLMGYDEEGHCPMLTDGRCSIYKNRAITCRIYDCRVFTAAGIDPGDSDKTLIKKRTDLWAFEYPTLQDRDDHRAVKAAAAFVKTHADCFPDGAIPHNPSQLAILAIKVYDVFINDAVTSGKWSNPEIAQEIIKTNADFETGRLKSNRQQV, from the coding sequence ATGGACAATACACAACACATTTCGGCGGGTGATTTTTCGGCCTGGCTTAAAGAAGTCCGGGCTTCTCTGATTACTGAAGCTGGTACCGAGGTCAATTGCGGTAGCTGCAATGCCTGCTGCACCGCATCATATTTTATTCATATCCAACCTCAGGAAACAAAAACCCTTGCCCGGATCAATAAACAGCTGCTATTCCCGGCTCCCGGTCTCCCTAAAGGTAACGTGCTGATGGGTTACGACGAAGAGGGACACTGTCCCATGCTAACAGATGGGCGCTGTTCGATTTATAAAAATCGGGCCATCACCTGTCGCATTTACGATTGCCGGGTCTTTACCGCCGCCGGAATCGACCCCGGCGATTCAGACAAAACGTTGATTAAAAAACGGACTGATTTATGGGCATTCGAGTACCCCACTCTCCAAGACCGGGACGATCATCGGGCGGTTAAAGCGGCGGCGGCCTTTGTCAAAACCCATGCCGATTGTTTTCCAGATGGTGCTATCCCACACAACCCCTCGCAACTGGCGATTTTAGCCATCAAAGTCTATGACGTTTTTATCAATGACGCAGTCACTTCGGGTAAATGGTCGAATCCGGAAATCGCTCAAGAAATCATCAAAACCAATGCCGATTTTGAAACCGGCCGGTTAAAATCAAATCGTCAACAGGTTTAA
- a CDS encoding cation:dicarboxylase symporter family transporter: protein METKKILPLNLASLDEANEFVQKLLQNYKCPKTDNLKAQLFVEEAIVYWEKNAPENARFELSIQKRFKTITLALNYWGDPENPLTVAETSEDEEFEFNRIGQNILIGLSAVTYSYEKGCNNVSYTLKQKPLNPALTTAIAFVGAIISGLALQAVAPALGKQIGTTILTPLSGTFFGFLNAIVIPVLFFSAIGSIFNMDNLAQMKRIFQLLLTWSVAIILLASAISLGVAQISLLGQTTSATQGGSGDLWNQIGEMVFGIIPTNILQPFLDGNTLQIMFLAIIGGIVMLTLKGRFPSITKIVTECNLVFSTILDAICALMPWVVFISILNMMVSGQGTALLGAFKLLALLVVTILIIDLVMLLSVAVYEKISPLEYLKTAAPFLLIAFSTASSSAAFASHTATALGKQKIRDYVVHFSIPVGVLFNKQDAIPMLLLTSLFVGNIYGIAFTLPDLIPVVILCMILSVAVPPSPGMGAFLFTIVFNLLGIPLEGLALAVTIAIFIDYPATASNVMTTNIGMLHTEHRLKATEAKQTIKI from the coding sequence CTTAATTTAGCCAGTCTTGACGAAGCCAATGAATTTGTCCAAAAGCTCCTGCAAAACTACAAGTGTCCCAAAACAGACAACCTCAAAGCCCAGCTTTTTGTGGAAGAAGCGATCGTCTATTGGGAAAAGAACGCTCCAGAAAACGCCAGATTTGAACTATCCATTCAAAAGCGTTTTAAGACCATTACCCTGGCGCTGAATTATTGGGGCGACCCGGAAAACCCACTGACTGTTGCTGAAACATCCGAGGATGAAGAATTCGAATTTAATCGGATTGGTCAAAACATTTTAATCGGGTTGTCCGCAGTGACCTATTCCTACGAAAAGGGCTGCAATAACGTCTCGTATACACTCAAACAAAAACCGCTGAATCCGGCGCTGACCACGGCCATTGCCTTTGTGGGGGCAATCATCTCTGGTTTGGCCCTGCAAGCCGTTGCGCCGGCCTTGGGCAAACAGATCGGCACCACCATTCTGACTCCCCTCAGTGGTACTTTTTTCGGTTTTCTTAATGCGATTGTTATTCCCGTCTTGTTTTTTTCGGCCATCGGCAGCATTTTCAATATGGATAATCTGGCTCAAATGAAACGAATCTTTCAGCTGTTACTCACCTGGTCGGTGGCCATTATTCTGCTGGCGTCGGCCATTTCTCTAGGGGTGGCACAGATTTCTCTGCTGGGACAAACAACCTCAGCAACCCAGGGCGGAAGCGGGGACCTGTGGAATCAAATTGGGGAGATGGTGTTTGGTATCATTCCAACCAATATCCTCCAACCTTTTCTGGACGGTAATACCCTGCAGATTATGTTTTTGGCCATCATTGGCGGGATCGTGATGCTGACCTTAAAAGGACGATTTCCTTCAATCACAAAAATCGTTACCGAATGCAACCTGGTTTTTTCGACCATTCTGGATGCCATCTGCGCCCTGATGCCCTGGGTGGTTTTTATCAGTATCTTGAATATGATGGTCTCTGGTCAAGGCACTGCCCTGTTAGGCGCATTTAAACTGCTCGCCTTGCTGGTGGTAACCATTCTGATCATCGATCTGGTGATGCTTTTGAGTGTGGCAGTGTATGAAAAAATCAGCCCACTTGAATACCTCAAAACAGCGGCCCCATTTCTGCTGATTGCCTTCTCTACCGCCAGCTCCAGTGCGGCTTTCGCCAGCCATACCGCAACAGCATTGGGAAAACAGAAGATCCGGGATTATGTAGTCCATTTTTCAATCCCAGTGGGGGTGTTGTTCAACAAGCAGGATGCCATCCCGATGTTACTGCTGACTTCATTATTTGTCGGGAATATTTATGGGATTGCCTTCACCTTACCAGATTTGATTCCGGTGGTGATTCTCTGTATGATTCTCTCGGTGGCCGTACCGCCATCGCCGGGGATGGGGGCGTTTCTCTTTACGATCGTCTTTAACCTGCTGGGGATTCCCCTGGAAGGGCTGGCTTTGGCCGTCACCATTGCCATCTTTATTGATTACCCGGCCACTGCCAGCAATGTGATGACCACTAACATCGGCATGCTTCATACCGAACATCGGCTAAAAGCAACAGAAGCAAAGCAGACCATCAAGATCTAA